The region TTGAACAGTTAAGAACAGTAttttgatcaaaaaaaaaatttgcttagCCTGTAGATAGATAAATTATCCATGTACTGAGGGAGGTTGCTCCCAGGGAGAAACTGATCAAGGAACAGAGTTTAGTTTCATTTTGTTACTGCAATAAAAcctgaccaaaatcaacttggggagaGAAGAGATTTTTTGGTTTATACTTCTAAGTCACATTCCATCATCAGGGAAGTTAGGGCATGAAGTCAAGCCAGTAACTCAAGGTTGAAACTTGAAGGCAAGAACCATGGAGGAAGgtggaatgctgcttgctgggtCACTctgctagctttcttatacagcccaagcCCAATTGCTTTAGAATGGTGCCAACCACAGGAGTCTGGAACCTCCTGCATCAATTAATAagataatcccccacagacatgtccacaggcaaTTTGATCTAGGCAGTTCCTCAATCCAGgttttcctctctgatgattccaGGTTGTGTTAAATTAACAACGTTAACTAAGGTTAAGTATGTGCCTAAGGCCTATCAAAGAGGTGGGGCCTATTACAAAAAGCCCCAATGTAACACAGTGCAGGCAAACTCTTGAATAAACTAGATGGAGGTATAAAGGAATGGAGAATCTGAGTTAGatagaaatctaaaagaaaacatcCTTAATGTCTAACACCATGAACAAGGAGGTATTGTAGGGTATTTGCTCCAAGAAGGTACAAGGATGGGGAAACATAGGGTGTATTAGAACCAGTGCCCTTAGACCCTGAGCTCTTCTGTAGGATccatctgcttttaaaaaaactgacaTAGAAGGGGTTTTATACAAAGAGCTACAATGACTCAGTACCTTAGTAGCCAGGAGTTAATCAGtgaacagcaataagccttttaATTCCTTAATACTTTAAGTGTATTGGTGACTTCAGGGAAATTGATTAGGGTCCTTAAGAGTAATTATGACAGAAATGACTGTTAATAAATGGTTAGTAATAGAGGTATCCTAGAATTTAGGAGGAATAGTTTTGAATGATGTAGGGGTCTGTACCAGAGACTATGGGGACAGTGTTGTCCGTGACACCAATCAACTATAGGCCATTACAGGACAGAACATTTCAGGACAAGAATTCATAAGAATCACTGTATTATCACAGAGACTTAAATTGGCCTGAAATTTAGGCATGATATCTCTACCTAGCAGAGAAATGTGCAGCTATGCAGGAccataaatgaatgagtgaaaggATATTTGTTTATCATACATGACGTTTTTATAGTTACTCATGAAGCTTTTCAATGTAATGGTGTGAGCATTAGGTAGTTGAGTTACATCAAAGTATGTAATCTGCTGACAGCTTCTGAGTTAGTGGTACCTAGTAACATTTCAATATGACTCAAAAGATCTCATATGGCAGTCACAAGGGCTGTTAGGTCAGATAAAGAGACAACGATTGCTTATTGAAGGAAATATAGACTTCTTTAGACTATTGAGTCTTCTAATGTCCTGGAGAGATTCCTTCCACTAATTTGCCAAGTTGAACACATTTGGGAAACAATATGACAGAGATGCTATAtgttgtataatatatattatgtaatataatatagaTACAGTATTATTATGACATGACAAATAGGTAagcttttgtttttagctttggaACCAGATGGCAATATCAGAGATTAATGTGCTCTGACACTCATTTTCATATATACtagatttatttatcatttccttCACTGACATCAATTAAAACCTAAATTTCATAAGACAAATGGACAAGTGggtatgctttttaaatttttaattaaagtccATAATCCAACTAATGAAGTAATGAAACACAACACAGAAAGATATCAGAAGGAGCCACTTTGCCATTTTCTATCACAGGCCACTTGAACATTGTTGAGTCCTTGGAAACTTTAGGTAGACATCTCAAAAATCCTTGCTATAACCACAGgaaattttggattttttaagGCAAAGTAAATTCATTTTCAGATATTAGGAAAGACTTTGCTGCTTAAGGGAAACctgtaagaaataaaaatcacaccACTGCACAAAAACAGAATGGCCGCTAGAAATGCCACTCCCATGGCAGCTCCAACTTTCTGACTATGTGGGTTAAAGGGTATATGGAAAGATGGTGGAAAGTCAATTCCCTCCTTGTTTACAATGGAAAAATAATTGCACAAGACAATAAGGAAGACGAAGCTACTGGCAATGATGTTCAGAATTGCTGAAGTGCTGAAGGCATTGTAGGTGACATTCTCCTCTTGTCTTACCATGTACACATTTCTAAGAGCAACAATGGTGGCCACTTTTCCAATCAGCCATAAAATGCTGGTGATCAGTAGTAGGTATTGAGAAACACGAATATCCAAAGGGATGAAGTTGTCATGGTAGCTGTATTGGTGACACATTCTAATATTGCTGGAGTTGTCATGGTGGTAGATGCAGACTTTCCAAACTCCCACAAAGGCCACACTAGGGTAAGAGATCGTAGGTTCATTCAAGTACCACACTCGCCATTGCGGGAGGCCCATGGAGATGATGCAAAGAATCCATGCTGTGGTGGACAAAGCAAAACCTCCTACCTGGTGATAGGAACTTTTGTTGAATAGTACCATGATGGCAGTGAACACTGGACAACTgcaaagaaatacaaaacaacatAAGGAAAGGCTATTCAAGCCTGGGACACTGTCTGTTGGGCGACTAGTAacagaaggaaatatttatttatgtttgagaaAATGGGCCTTTGTTCTAGAAATTGCTATTGGAATATAATCTAAGCAAATTAAGTGAAGAAACTTTGGGAAAATTTACTGTGACTTGACAATGAATTATAACAGTTCTATTTCTGACTGTTGGTCCAGATGTACAATGAGGTTTGGATACAGATGGTCACAAAGATGACCAGTTTGTAGTATTGGGGGAGTGTCAAGGCCAACATAGCATATGTCTCAAGttccatagtgagactctgtacCAAAAAAAACTAATATGGAAGTCAATAAATGATGAATAAActatcaattaattaattaatgagaaaagtaataGAAAATCAAGTGATTCTAGTAAGCATATACAGCTTACTGCTCAGTGTACATTACTTTGAAGCAAATCAATTCACTGGAATATTTGGCACACATCAAAAGAGGACaatttggaaaataagaaaatgttcacCAGGAAGCAAATCTAAAATGCATAGGAATCAGCAAGCATGTTTTTATGCTTTTGTACTGTCATAGAGCTACATAGGGATAAATGGCAGCTTTGGGCTCAGAAGAATGAAGGGTAAGTGGGAGAAGACATCCAGCTTAGTCTATAGAGAACACAAGGTTCTGGAGGGTCTAGTGGTGGTATCATAGACAGAAGCACAAAGGGAAAGACTGTGACAGGCTGATCCCTAAAATCATAATTAGCAGGGCTGTGTTTAAAGCCATATGTCACTATACTTGGCATAAGGAAGACTTTTTTTTGCTATGGTTTGTTTAATCGGAGTTATgaccttactatgtagaccattctggcttcaaactcagtatgtagcccagacttAAACTGGTgtgactggcctcaaattcattgtGAGACTGACTGGACTTGAAATGATGTTCCTCATGCTCCTGGGTATCATGTTGCATTTATGAGACTCCAATTTAGAAGACAAtgaataatattacttgaattcAATTTCTGAGCTCCCTTTGCTGTCAAGGGATGAGTGAAATGAAGGACTGCACTCTATCCCTAGTGTAGAAGCTCCCACCAGAGAAGTCATATTATCCTCAACTGGCATCAACAGCTTCAACAAACTAGCTATTTGTTCCAGGCCCATCTCTACTGTCAAAACTCTACAAGAATCAAAGGTTCCAGGAAGTATATGCCCACTTGTGTCAGAAAGAGAAGTgagggagcagaagaagggataCCACTCTGTACCCTGTGTGTGAGTCGGGGTAGAAGAACCAGGAGAGTTGCTAAGAACATGATAGTATGAAGGATGATATCACACAAAAATAAGAGGAATTCTGAGTggctttttaatgtatttttaaaagagaagaccTTTTATGGGAAGAGGTCTTTCCCAAGTGATGGGGATGCCCAAGTTGTACAGGTTGTGTAGAAGTGAATCACTGAAGGAGGCAGGAGTGGGgtttgatgtggaattcccctctgtatgctgtgaataccattggttaataaaggactgctttgtacctatagcaaggcagaacttaaaTAGGCGgggaaactgaactgaatgctgggagaaggacagAGTCTGAAAGCAGCCATGTAGCCCCAGGGAtgaaactttacccggtaagccacagccatgtggcaatacacagattactagaaatgggttaaattcagatgtaagagttagccaataagaagctagagctaatgggccaagcagttatttaattaatacagtatctgtgtggttattttggggctaagctgcTGGGAACAAACTAGTGGTCTCCTTACTACTGGGGTCAAAGAAAACAGTCATGGAATTGATCCAACTATCATAATAAGAGATGGACTGTTGTGGAATActatttaaagatgtgttacatttgtttctgctgtagaacatttgttttatttatgcaaagatatgttgcattcttttatgttgcatttgtttaactctatgaagctatGTTACTTTGTCCATCTAAAACACTTgtttgatctaataaagagctgaatgtccagTAGCTTGCAGGAAAGAATATGGGGGGGgcttgcaggcagagagaataaataagaggagaaatctag is a window of Arvicola amphibius chromosome X, mArvAmp1.2, whole genome shotgun sequence DNA encoding:
- the Cldn34 gene encoding claudin-34; translated protein: MVLFNKSSYHQVGGFALSTTAWILCIISMGLPQWRVWYLNEPTISYPSVAFVGVWKVCIYHHDNSSNIRMCHQYSYHDNFIPLDIRVSQYLLLITSILWLIGKVATIVALRNVYMVRQEENVTYNAFSTSAILNIIASSFVFLIVLCNYFSIVNKEGIDFPPSFHIPFNPHSQKVGAAMGVAFLAAILFLCSGVIFISYRFPLSSKVFPNI